One window of the Triticum dicoccoides isolate Atlit2015 ecotype Zavitan chromosome 3B, WEW_v2.0, whole genome shotgun sequence genome contains the following:
- the LOC119275332 gene encoding shaggy-related protein kinase GSK1 has protein sequence MAERVVGTGSFGIVFQAKCLETGETVAIKKVLQDRRYKNRELQLMRSMDHPNVVSLKHCFFSTTSRDELFLNLVMEYVPETLYRVLKHYSNANQRMPLIYVKLYMYQLFRGLAYVHTVPGVCHRDVKPQNVLVDPLTHQVKICDFGSAKVLVPGEPNIAYICSRYYRAPELIFGATEYTTSIDIWSAGCVLAELLLGQPLFPGETAVDQLVEIIKVLGTPTREEIRCMNPNYTEFRFPQIKAHPWHKIFHKRMPAEAIDLASRLLQYSPNLRCTALDACAHSFFDELREPNARLPNGRPFPPLFNFKPELANASPELINRLVPEHVRRQNGLNFAHAGS, from the exons ATGGCTGAGCGGGTGGTAGGAACTGGTTCATTTGGGATTGTCTTCCAG GCTAAGTGCTTGGAGACTGGAGAGACTGTGGCCATCAAGAAGGTGCTGCAGGATCGCCGTTACAAGAACCGTGAGCTGCAGCTTATGCGCTCCATGGACCACCCCAATGTCGTCTCTCTGAAGCACTGCTTCTTCTCGACCACAAGCAGGGATGAGCTGTtcctgaaccttgtcatggagtatGTCCCTGAGACTCTATACCGTGTGCTCAAGCACTACAGCAATGCCAACCAGCGGATGCCGCTTATCTATGTCAAGCTTTACATGTATCAG CTTTTTAGAGGGCTAGCTTATGTTCATACTGTTCCAGGAGTTTGCCACAGGGATGTGAAACCACAAAATGTTTTG GTTGATCCTCTAACCCATCAAGTCAAGATATGTGACTTTGGAAGTGCAAAAGTTCTG GTACCTGGTGAACCCAATATAGCATACATATGCTCTCGCTACTATCGTGCTCCTGAGCTCATATTTGGCGCAACTGAATATACAACTTCAATAGACATATGGTCAGCTGGATGTGTTCTTGCAGAGCTACTTCTTGGTCAG CCTCTGTTTCCAGGAGAGACTGCGGTTGATCAGCTAGTGGAGATTATCAAG GTTCTTGGTACTCCAACCCGTGAGGAAATTCGGTGCATGAACCCCAACTATACTGAGTTCAGGTTTCCTCAGATTAAGGCTCATCCTTGGCACAAG ATTTTCCACAAGAGAATGCCCGCTGAAGCTATAGATCTTGCCTCCCGCCTTCTCCAGTATTCACCAAACCTACGTTGCACTGCT CTTGATGCATGTGCACATTCCTTCTTTGATGAGCTACGTGAGCCGAATGCACGCTTGCCGAATGGCcgcccattccctcctctgttcaACTTCAAACCTGAA CTAGCGAATGCCTCTCCAGAGCTCATCAACAGGCTTGTTCCGGAACATGTTCGACGGCAAAATGGCCTCAACTTCGCCCATGCTGGGAGCTAG
- the LOC119281044 gene encoding enoyl-CoA delta isomerase 2, peroxisomal-like, with protein MCTVEKRGRVHLITLTGAGEHRLSPSLISALRTAVATVRASPGAGALVLAAEGKYFSNGFDQAWARTVPPHLHDSMRGAFRALVADLLALPMPTVAAVTGHAAAAGCALALAHDSVVMRASRGFLYMSEVDVGLKFADYFGELLRQKVPNAAARRDMVLGGKKMTAAEAVRLGIVDAAADGGVEDVVAAGVAAAEVLATRGWDGEIVAEIRKAMWPAVWGKVKDHGAEAAAARPRL; from the coding sequence ATGTGCACAGTGGAGAAGCGCGGCCGCGTCCACCTCATCACCCTCACCGGCGCCGGTGAGCACCGACTCAGCCCATCCCTCATCTCGGCCCTCCGCACAGCCGTGGCCACCGTCCGCGCCTCCCCCGGTGCCGGTGCCCTCGTGCTGGCCGCCGAGGGCAAGTACTTCTCCAACGGCTTCGACCAAGCCTGGGCGCGCACGGTCCCGCCCCACCTCCACGACTCCATGAGAGGAGCCTTCCGCGCCCTCGTGGCCGACCTCCTCGCGCTGCCCATGCCCACCGTGGCCGCCGTCACGGGCCACGCAGCCGCCGCCGGCTGCGCGCTGGCCCTCGCGCACGACTCCGTCGTCATGCGCGCCTCCCGCGGGTTCCTGTACATGAGCGAGGTCGACGTCGGCCTCAAGTTCGCCGACTACTTCGGGGAGCTACTCCGGCAGAAGGTCCCCAACGCAGCGGCCAGGAGGGACATGGTCCTCGGGGGGAAGAAGATGACGGCGGCTGAGGCGGTGCGGCTGGGCATCGTGGACGCGGCCGCGGACGGCGGCGTCGAAGACGTGGTGGCCGCGGGCGTCGCGGCAGCCGAGGTGCTCGCGACGAGGGGTTGGGACGGGGAGATCGTGGCCGAGATCCGGAAGGCGATGTGGCCCGCCGTGTGGGGCAAGGTCAAGGACCACGGCGCCGAGGCAGCGGCAGCGCGGCCGCGTCTgtag